A segment of the Prochlorococcus sp. RS04 genome:
TCAACATTTGAAGATAAGTTTTCTTTATTTTCAATATGTTCTTCATTACCAATTAAAGCAACAGCCAATCTGTGGCCATCTGTAGAAGCAGACTCTAAATAATTTGGTTTGAAAGTAAAATTAACACCTGTGAGTAGTTGCTTTGAATCATCATTACTGCTTGCAAAAATAGTGGATTTTAAGGCCTTTAAAAAAGAAATAGGATCAATATTCAAAGAAGTGCCGCTTTCAACAAATGGTAAATTAGGGTATTCATCAGAGGGTATCCCTTTTAGGTTAAAAGAACCTCTATCACTTTTTATTAGGATATTATCTGAATTCTCCTCTACTTCTAGAGAAACAGGAGTTTCATTAGGTAGTTTGTTTACTATTTCTGATAAGAGTTTTGAAGGTATAGTTATAGCTCCACTATTTTTAACAGTTCCATCAAAAGAAGTTTGAATTCCTAAATTCAAATCAAATCCTGTGACGCTAATTTTATTAGTGCCTTCATCAGCTGTTAAAAGTATGTTTGCAAGAATTGGATGCGTTGGCCTTGCAGCAACTGCCTTGCTTACTAGTTGTATAGCATTATTTAGTTCATTTTGATTACAAATAATTTCCATCAGAATTTGGAACTTTTTACAAATACAATATACTTTTTTCGTAAATTAAATTCAATAAATTTATTTTTTACTCTTTTCTAATAAAAAAAATTAATAAAATAAAATCTTTAGTAGTAGTAGTTCTTGTGGAAACTGTGGAATTCTTAAATTAAACATCTTATTTATTTAGTTTATGAAGAAAAGAATATGTGTAAAAAATTTCTTAATTGTTGAATATTTTTTTCTTTTTTTTAAAATTTTAAATTTATTCAACAAATAGAATTTCTTGTTATATACTTTTCAACAAATGAGGTTTGTTTTTAACTGATTTCCACAGACACTATTTTTTTTGGATTTTAATATCCCAAGATTTTAGTTATATTTTTTAATGAAGGTTCTACATTTTTCCTAAAAATAGCATCATTATTTTCTATAGCGCAATTAGGATCTTTCAATCCATTTCCAGTTAGAACACAAACAATAGTCGATTCTTTTTGAATTCTATTTTTATTTTTAATTAGACCAGCAACAGATGCTGCACTGGCAGGTTCACAAAAAACCCCCTCTTTGGCGAGTATTTTATAAGCATCGATTATTTCTTCATCTGTAACTGACTGAAAATCTCCTTTACTCTCTTTTCTTACTTTTTTTGCTTTTTCTCTATTTACAGGATTCCCAATTCTTATTGCAGTTGCAATTGTTTCTGGATCTTTAACTATTATATTTTTTACTAATGGAGCAGAGCCTTCGGATTGAAAACCCATCATTATTGGTAATTTCAGATTACTTTTTATTTTTGAATACTCTTTAAATCCCATCCAATAAGCAGTTATATTTCCCGCATTACCCATTGGAATGCAAAGCCAATCAGGAGCATGACCTAAGTCATCAAATATTTCAAAAGCTGCCGTTTTTTGTCCTTGTATTCGATATGGATTAACAGAATTAACAAGTTCTATAGGATGTTCTGAGGATAAATCTCTGACAATTTCAAGAGCCATATCAAAGTTTCCATTAATAGATATTATTTCGGCGCCATACATTAATGCTTGAGCAAGCTTTCCTTGTGCAACAAATCCTTCTGGGATTAAAACATAAGGTTTTAATCCTCCTCTTGAAGCATATGCAGCAGCAGCAGCAGAGGTGTTTCCAGTACTTGCACAAATTACTGCTTCACGGCCTTCTTCTTTTGCTTTGCTAATTGCCATAGTCATACCACGATCTTTAAAAGATCCTGTTGGATTAAGGCCATCATATTTTAAAAAAACTTTTGTTCCGTTTCCAATTAAGTTGCTTATTGAATCGCTTAGAATTAGTGGAGTATTTCCTTCATTAAGGGAAATAATAGGAGTTTTTTTTGTAACTGGTAGATATTGTTTATAAGCTTCTATTAGACCTGGCCACCTTTTTTTTCTGTAATTAATACGCAGTTTATTTTTGATTTTATTTAATAACAACATAATCGTTTAATTTGTTTTGATTTTTTCTAGAGGAGAATTAGTGAAAAAGGTTAATAATTCTGAAATCGATTCTACTTTATTCATAACTTTGCTCAAAGCGCTTACATCTAAAATTACAGTTTTGGTTGGGTATCCTTCAAAAAAATTTATTAGATTTATTTTTCCATTCCCTATTTGAATTCCTTGAATTACGCTTGCTCTAAGGGCTAACATACCTGTTCTTTCATCAGTTGCTTTGGGTGGATGGATAATAGATGAAAGTCTTGTAAAAAAAACATTTCCTATTTCAGAATATACTAGTTTGCTTGCGATAGTAATAGGAATCTCAAAATCTTTATTTAAAATTGTTCTAATTTCATTATCGGGAGAACCAGTTGCTTTCAAAATTCTTTCTAAATTTTTTGAGAGTTTACCCTCTTTAGCAAAAGTTTTTAAAGAATTTACTTTAATTGTTCTAGAAAATATGTTGTATGTGATTTTAATTTCTTCTGCACTATTAACTTTTGGAATATTAAATAATGGAGAAATTACTAAAATAAAAAATATTTTAACTATTAATAATTTATTAAACTTCATTTAGATATTTGCACCAGCAGCAATCTTAACAAGTCTTACTACTCCTTTTTCAGTTACTTTTTTTGCAATTTTTATACCCATTTCTTTTGTATAGGGCTCATTTATAAGTCTTGGAACTCTTTTTAGAAAAATGTCAATTGAATACCCGGGTACTTTTTGTAAAATCTCTAAAAAGTTTCTCAACGGTTCTACATACATTATAAGGTCACTTAAGTTATTATTTTCGTTAATAGTATTTAATTTAATTGATTGTGGAAGATAGTTATTCAAACTTTTCAATATTTTTAGACTAAGTAAATCTATTTGATTCGTTAAACCTTCAACTATCTCATTTCTAAGAAATCCTCCATTTGTAGAAAAAAGAAGATTTATAACTTCGTCTAAAAGTTTTTCCAAATCGAGATTTGTTTGCTTTGCAGCGTTAGCAAGAAGATCTTCTAAACGGTCCCATTTAAATTTTTTATTATCAAAAAGCATTTCTTTAAGGCTTTCCCTCAATTGTGGATCAGGGTCTTCCATCAATCTTCTCGCAAAATATGGATAAGCTGCGCCTAATATTTTGAAGTTTGGATCTACGCTTAAAGCTATTCCTTCTAATGTGAGTAATGACCTAATTATAAGTGCATAATATGGGGGAAGTCTGAAAGGGAATTTATACATAACACCAGACATATCGTCTGTAACGCTCTTAAAATCCATTTTCGAAACACCTTGTTCAACAGCGTTAATGAAAACATCTTGAAACGCCGGAACAATGGGCTCTAAATTAACTTCTTCTGATAAAAATCCCAATTTTACGAAATCTTGGGACAATTTATCGAAGTTTTTATTTACTAAATGTACGACTGCTTGAATTAATCCTGATCTAGACTCTCTGGAAACTTCGCTCATCATTCCAAAATCTAGATAACATAATCTTCCATCTTCTAAGGCTAATAAATTTCCTGGATGTGGGTCTGCATGAAAAAAACCATGTTCTAAAAGTTGTTCTAAACTGCATTGCACCCCTATATCAATCATTTCATCAGGATTAATTCCTAATTTTTTTACGTTTTCTAAATTTGTTAATTTTGTACCTTCTATCCATTCCATTGCTAAAACTCTTCTTGAAGTTATTTCTTTATAAATCTTTGGTACGGCAATCATTTTGTTATGTTTATGCATATCTCTAAATTTTTCTGCATTTGCAGCTTCGTTTAGATAATCCATTTCTTCAAAAACTCTTTTGCCTAATTCATCAATCAAAGCAACTAAATCACTTCTTATTAATCCGATGTTATTTTTGAGCCAATAAGCAATATTTCTAACTATGTAGAGATCTAAGGTTATTTGTTCTCTTAAACCTGGCCGTTGTACTTTTATTGCAACTATTTCTTCGTTTTTTAATTTAGCTTTATGCACTTGCCCTAAAGAGGCAGCTGAAATTGGCTCTCTATCAATTTCTAAAAAAAGCTCATTTATTTTGTATCCTAAATCTTCTTCTATTAATTCCATGGCTTTTTCTCCATCAAATCCAGGGAGTTGATCTTGCAATTCAGATAATTCTTCAAGAAGAATTCCTGGGATTATATCGGGTCTTGTAGATAAAGCTTGGCCTGCCTTAACAAATGCAGGTCCAAGTTCTACCAATAAATTTGTTAATTCTCTTGCTCTACATCTTGCTTGTTGTTCATTTTTCAATCTCCCAGTTAATTTATCCCATCCAACGGAGAAGATGTAAGCAAAAAT
Coding sequences within it:
- the dnaN gene encoding DNA polymerase III subunit beta, with translation MEIICNQNELNNAIQLVSKAVAARPTHPILANILLTADEGTNKISVTGFDLNLGIQTSFDGTVKNSGAITIPSKLLSEIVNKLPNETPVSLEVEENSDNILIKSDRGSFNLKGIPSDEYPNLPFVESGTSLNIDPISFLKALKSTIFASSNDDSKQLLTGVNFTFKPNYLESASTDGHRLAVALIGNEEHIENKENLSSNVDDLSVTIPTRSLREIEKLVSLRSSENSIKLFYDKGQVVFISTNQIITTRTLEGTYPNYSQLIPDSFSKILNFNTKKLIDALERIAVLADQQSSVVKIKLDDKDLASISADAQDIGNANESIPVSYSGENFDIAFNVRYLLEGLKVIASENVLLKCNIATTPAVFVPEDNLNSFTYLVMPVQVRS
- the thrC gene encoding threonine synthase, whose product is MLLLNKIKNKLRINYRKKRWPGLIEAYKQYLPVTKKTPIISLNEGNTPLILSDSISNLIGNGTKVFLKYDGLNPTGSFKDRGMTMAISKAKEEGREAVICASTGNTSAAAAAYASRGGLKPYVLIPEGFVAQGKLAQALMYGAEIISINGNFDMALEIVRDLSSEHPIELVNSVNPYRIQGQKTAAFEIFDDLGHAPDWLCIPMGNAGNITAYWMGFKEYSKIKSNLKLPIMMGFQSEGSAPLVKNIIVKDPETIATAIRIGNPVNREKAKKVRKESKGDFQSVTDEEIIDAYKILAKEGVFCEPASAASVAGLIKNKNRIQKESTIVCVLTGNGLKDPNCAIENNDAIFRKNVEPSLKNITKILGY
- a CDS encoding alpha/beta hydrolase; translation: MKFNKLLIVKIFFILVISPLFNIPKVNSAEEIKITYNIFSRTIKVNSLKTFAKEGKLSKNLERILKATGSPDNEIRTILNKDFEIPITIASKLVYSEIGNVFFTRLSSIIHPPKATDERTGMLALRASVIQGIQIGNGKINLINFFEGYPTKTVILDVSALSKVMNKVESISELLTFFTNSPLEKIKTN
- a CDS encoding ABC1 kinase family protein, which encodes MKEDFTDFIEVSGLLNYDPETISKIYKKNPKRLLKRLWQTLIPIFAYIFSVGWDKLTGRLKNEQQARCRARELTNLLVELGPAFVKAGQALSTRPDIIPGILLEELSELQDQLPGFDGEKAMELIEEDLGYKINELFLEIDREPISAASLGQVHKAKLKNEEIVAIKVQRPGLREQITLDLYIVRNIAYWLKNNIGLIRSDLVALIDELGKRVFEEMDYLNEAANAEKFRDMHKHNKMIAVPKIYKEITSRRVLAMEWIEGTKLTNLENVKKLGINPDEMIDIGVQCSLEQLLEHGFFHADPHPGNLLALEDGRLCYLDFGMMSEVSRESRSGLIQAVVHLVNKNFDKLSQDFVKLGFLSEEVNLEPIVPAFQDVFINAVEQGVSKMDFKSVTDDMSGVMYKFPFRLPPYYALIIRSLLTLEGIALSVDPNFKILGAAYPYFARRLMEDPDPQLRESLKEMLFDNKKFKWDRLEDLLANAAKQTNLDLEKLLDEVINLLFSTNGGFLRNEIVEGLTNQIDLLSLKILKSLNNYLPQSIKLNTINENNNLSDLIMYVEPLRNFLEILQKVPGYSIDIFLKRVPRLINEPYTKEMGIKIAKKVTEKGVVRLVKIAAGANI